GTTAAATATCTAACGGCCTACGTCTTTTCAACCGAAAACTGGAAACGACCACCGATTGAAGTCAAATTCCTGATGGATCTGCTTTACTGGGTTGCTACTAAAGAAGTCGAAGAGTTTCATCAAAAGAATATCCGGCTGGTCTTTTTGGGCAAAGAAGTACCCTTAAGTCCCAAGATCCTTAAAGCCATTTATCAGGCCGAGGAAAAAACCAAGCACAATAGTCATGGCACACTGGCGCTGTGCTTGAATTATGGCGGCCAGACCGAAATCACCGAAGCCGTACAAAAGATCATTAAAGCCGGAATCCATCCAGACCAAATTACACCAGATACCATTCAAGCACACCTGTATCACCCCGAAATTCCCGACGTCGATTTCATTATTCGAACCTCCGGCGAGCAGCGCTTGAGCAACTTTATGCTTTGGCGAAGCGCTTATGCTGAGTTATATTTTAAGAGCAACAAACATTGGCCGGCCTTTACCGTAAGTGACCTGGATGAGGCCTTAAAGGATTACGCCGAACGGGTGAGACGTTTCGGAATATGATCATATCCATACTTTTAATCATTGTCATTTTTAGCTCTGTCGTGTTGGTACACGAGTGGGGCCACTTTGTGGCAGCCAGGCGTAATGGCATTGAGGTCGAAGAGTTCGGCTTTGGGTTTCCGCCCAGAATATTCGGCATTAAACGGGGTCAAACCCTCTACTCTATTAATTGGTTACCTCTAGGCGGTTTTGTGCGGATGAAGGGCGAGGATCAGCCAGGACAAGCCAAAGGCAGCTTCAATGCTGCTAGTCTCGGTGCCAAGGTCAAAGTCTTAATCGCCGGCGTTAGTATGAATGTTTTGTTGGGCTATGTTATTTTGGTCGGCCTAGCCTTGGCTGGTTTACCAAAACTAGTTGATGGGCAGTTTAATATTGGCCATCCCAGCTATGCCCAGACCCCGGCCATTATGGCAGCAGATGTCATCAAGAATTCTCCGGCCAGCCAAGCCAGTATTAGTCCTGGCACTTTAATTCTCTCCGGCAACGGGCAAGCTTTTGTAACTGAGAGCGATTTGACCAGCTTTACCAAAGCTCACGCTGGGCAGACTGTTAGTTTAGTGATAAAAAAGCGCTCTAGCCAGCCCCAAACAGTCACTACGCAGCTAAATCAACAGGCTGGCCAAACCGGCTATCTTGGCGTAACGCCGCTAGCGGTATCGAGCCAGCGCTATGGTTTATGGGCGCCGGTGGTAGCTGCTGGTATCACCGTTCAGTTAGTCTGGCGGACATTGGCTGGGCTGGCTGCTCTCATCGGTGGTCTAGTTGTGCACCACCGAGCCAGCGCCGAAGTGGCGGGACCAGTTGGTATCGTGGTAATTCTAAATAGCATCGTCCATTTGGGTTGGACCTATTTATGGCTGTTCGTTTTAACCATCACGATTTCGCTAGCCGTTATTAATATCTTGCCCATTCCAGCCCTGGATGGCGGCCGCTTGGCGCTGGTGCTGGCCAAATCACGCTACCAAGGTCTCTCCGAAGCGGCTGAAAATCGGATTCATAAATACGGTTTCATTGGGTTATTGATTTTTATGGCGCTAATAACCATCATCGACGTTCGGCGGTATTTATGAAACGCGTCATCGAAGTCCCCTGGAAAACCAGTGAGGCTCTGGCCGTTTTTGCGGCTTCTTGGGTATTAGTACCACTGGCGGTCTGGGCCCTCTTAGCAACGGCCGCAACGTTTTGGCCGGCTGCCCACCACTGGCTGAATCTGCTTGGCACTAGCGATATCACCGTTAACTTTATCATGGTGGCACTCGATGCTTTGGTCGGATTGCTACTAGTCAAACTGATCCTTGATCGTTATCACGTTGGGTGGAGCGCGGTTGGCCTGCGCCGGGTAAAAATCGGTCGGGCCATCGCCTATGTAACTGCCGCCTTAATTGCCTTTTTAATTCTAGTGGCGCTTTCGTTTGCAATCGTTAGCCTATTTTTCCCGCACTTCAATGCTGACCAGGCTCAGGTCAATGAATTTACTCAACCGAAAGGTACTGGGGCCTTGCGGCTGAGTTTTTTGGCGCTGGTTGTTATCCCGCCCTTCATCGAAGAAATCATCTTCCGCGGCTTTATTTTCCCGGCCTTAACCAAGCGTTGGGGCATCATTCTCGGTGCCATTATCACCAGCCTGCTGTTTGCGATTGCTCACTGGCAGCTCAACGTTGGCGTCTATACCTTAATCTTGAGCCTGATATTGTGTATGATGTACTACAAGCTGCGCAGTATCTGGCCGGGGATTTTCCTACACATGATTAATAACTACATTGCCTTTACCGCGTTGATTCATAAATGAAATTATCACAAAATTTTGTACACCCTAGTAAGACTGAGGCAGGTGAAGGCGAAAGCCTCAATCATCAACTCCTAACTCGAGCTGGCTTTGTTAGCCAATTGATGGCTGGGGTTTATAGCTACTTACCGCTGGGGTTGGCCGTCTTACGCAAAATCGAAGGCGTTGTACGAGAGGAGATGAATGCGGTTGGTGGCCAAGAGGTTTTAATGCCAGCGCTTCATCCTAAAGCTAATTGGGTCAGGACCGGCGGCTGGGATAAGATCGATGTGCTCTTTAAACTCAAGAGCCGGACCGATCGCGAATATGCTCTGGGCCAAAGCGAAGAGGAGATTATCACGCCGTTAGTCTTGGGTCGGGTCAATTCTTACAAACAGCTGCCCCTGGCCGTCTACCAAATTTCCTGGAAGTATCGTGATGAGCTCAGGGCCAAATCGGGCCTCCTGCGGGGCCGCGAGTTTTTCATGAAAGATCTCTACAGCTTTCATGTCGATCAAACTGATTTCGATCGTTTTTACGAAGTCATGAAGGCGGCTTACCTGAAGATCTTTGATCGGTTAGGGTTAGTGGCCAAGGTAACCGAGGCGGCCGGCGGTGGTTTTACCGAGAAAGTCTCCTATGAATTTATGGTATTAACCGACGCTGGCGAGGACGATATCCTCTATTGCGACAATTGTGACTTCTGCGTAAATGTCGAGATCGCCAAGGTTAAGGTTGGCGATGAATGCCCGAAGTGTAGTCAGGATAAGTTGAAAGCCGCTAAGGCTAGCGAAGTGGGTAACGTCTTCGATTTAGGTCAGAAGTACGGCAAGGATTTTGATCTGGGATTTGTTGATGACAAAGGCACCAAGCATTATCCAGTAATGGGCTGTTACGGTATTGGCATTACCAGGGTGATGGGCGTCATCGTTGAAAAACATCACGATGAACAGGGCATTATCTGGCCCGAGGTGGTGGCTCCAGCTCAGATTCACCTGATTAGTTTGGGTGATGACGCCAAAGTTACTAAGGCGGCCGATGAACTCTACGACAAATTAATCAAAGCCGGGCGCGAAGTTGTCTACGACGACCGCAATGAATCAGCAGGCGTCAAATTCGCCGACGCTGACCTGATTGGCATCCCCGAGCGCTGGACCGTTAGCGCCAAAACCTTGGCCGAGGATTCGGTCGAAGTCAAACAACGTGATCAAAAAGAATCTAAACTAATAAAGCTCGACAAAGCCGCCTAATCCTGGTATTCTGACCAGCGTTCCTTCAAATTCCCAAGGAGGCTCTAATGGGGCCATGCTGGAAGCTGTTGCCACTTTGCAATCCAATCTATGCAAGGTGGCTCTCGAGATGTGATTGCGCCTTAGGGCAAGGGCACGATGGTCTGTGCATTTGCGGTCA
Above is a window of Candidatus Saccharimonadales bacterium DNA encoding:
- the uppS gene encoding polyprenyl diphosphate synthase, which translates into the protein MPKPTPQTNNESIVPRHLGLILDGNRRWALENGFPKLEGHRYGYETLKTIADAALDRGVKYLTAYVFSTENWKRPPIEVKFLMDLLYWVATKEVEEFHQKNIRLVFLGKEVPLSPKILKAIYQAEEKTKHNSHGTLALCLNYGGQTEITEAVQKIIKAGIHPDQITPDTIQAHLYHPEIPDVDFIIRTSGEQRLSNFMLWRSAYAELYFKSNKHWPAFTVSDLDEALKDYAERVRRFGI
- a CDS encoding site-2 protease family protein is translated as MIISILLIIVIFSSVVLVHEWGHFVAARRNGIEVEEFGFGFPPRIFGIKRGQTLYSINWLPLGGFVRMKGEDQPGQAKGSFNAASLGAKVKVLIAGVSMNVLLGYVILVGLALAGLPKLVDGQFNIGHPSYAQTPAIMAADVIKNSPASQASISPGTLILSGNGQAFVTESDLTSFTKAHAGQTVSLVIKKRSSQPQTVTTQLNQQAGQTGYLGVTPLAVSSQRYGLWAPVVAAGITVQLVWRTLAGLAALIGGLVVHHRASAEVAGPVGIVVILNSIVHLGWTYLWLFVLTITISLAVINILPIPALDGGRLALVLAKSRYQGLSEAAENRIHKYGFIGLLIFMALITIIDVRRYL
- a CDS encoding CPBP family intramembrane glutamic endopeptidase → MKRVIEVPWKTSEALAVFAASWVLVPLAVWALLATAATFWPAAHHWLNLLGTSDITVNFIMVALDALVGLLLVKLILDRYHVGWSAVGLRRVKIGRAIAYVTAALIAFLILVALSFAIVSLFFPHFNADQAQVNEFTQPKGTGALRLSFLALVVIPPFIEEIIFRGFIFPALTKRWGIILGAIITSLLFAIAHWQLNVGVYTLILSLILCMMYYKLRSIWPGIFLHMINNYIAFTALIHK
- a CDS encoding aminoacyl--tRNA ligase-related protein, producing MKLSQNFVHPSKTEAGEGESLNHQLLTRAGFVSQLMAGVYSYLPLGLAVLRKIEGVVREEMNAVGGQEVLMPALHPKANWVRTGGWDKIDVLFKLKSRTDREYALGQSEEEIITPLVLGRVNSYKQLPLAVYQISWKYRDELRAKSGLLRGREFFMKDLYSFHVDQTDFDRFYEVMKAAYLKIFDRLGLVAKVTEAAGGGFTEKVSYEFMVLTDAGEDDILYCDNCDFCVNVEIAKVKVGDECPKCSQDKLKAAKASEVGNVFDLGQKYGKDFDLGFVDDKGTKHYPVMGCYGIGITRVMGVIVEKHHDEQGIIWPEVVAPAQIHLISLGDDAKVTKAADELYDKLIKAGREVVYDDRNESAGVKFADADLIGIPERWTVSAKTLAEDSVEVKQRDQKESKLIKLDKAA